A single window of Nicotiana sylvestris chromosome 3, ASM39365v2, whole genome shotgun sequence DNA harbors:
- the LOC138887839 gene encoding uncharacterized protein codes for MIAGLELDKSLGTKVIEAKCDSLLVVNQVNKSFEVREDRMQRYLDKLHVTLHRFKEWTLDYVPREQNSEADALANLGSSVEEDDILLGTIIQLSRSVVEEGHAEINSTSLTWDWRNKYIEYLKNGKLSSDHKESRALRTKAARFILDEDGTLCKRTFDRPFAICLGPGDTDYVLREIHEGTCGNHSGAESLIRKLLEQDIIRIAWKKTIKSLLNSVINVKDLHR; via the coding sequence atgattgcaggtctcgagctagatAAAAGCTTGGGGACAAAAGTCATTGAAGCCAAATGTGATTCTCTGttggtggtaaaccaagtaaaTAAAAGCttcgaagttcgagaggataggatGCAAAGATATTTGGACAAGCTACATGTAACCTTGCACCggttcaaggagtggactctagattatgtgcctcgagaacaaaacagtgaggccgatgcacttgctaacTTAGGGTCATcagttgaagaagatgatatccTCCTAGGGACTATCATCCAATTATCGAGATCTGTAGTAGAGGAAGGTCATGCTGAGATAAATtctacaagtttgacttgggattggaggaataagtatatcgaatatttgaaaaatggaaagctcTCATCGGATCATAAAGAGTCAAGGGCTCTACGAACAAAGGCTGCTAGGTTCATattggatgaagatggaacattgtgCAAGAGGACATTCGATAGACCATTTGCGATATGCTTAGGGCCGGGcgacaccgattatgttctacgagaaatccacgaaggcacttgtgggaatcACTCCGGCGCCGAGTCCTTAATTCGCAAATTATTAGAGCAGGATATTATtaggatagcatggaaaaagacaaTAAAGAGTTTGTTAAAtagtgtgataaatgtcaaagatttgCACCGATAA
- the LOC104223964 gene encoding metacaspase-1-like → MVCGFFNKIMMLVNCSNCHTPLQLPPGAKSIRCAICRAITLIADPRTAPPPPPPASAYNNHYYPPAPAPSPYNYHSTTSQTPSPSSRGGRKRAVIVGISYKNTRNELKGCINDAKCMRHLLTNRFKFPQDSILMLTEEERDPYRIPTKHNIRMAMYWLVQGCQAGDSLVFHYSGHGSQQRNYTGDEVDGFDETLCPLDFETQGMIVDDEINATLVRPLPRGAKLHAIIDACHSGTMLDLPFLCRMDRTGRYVWEDHRPRSGAWKGTSGGEVISFSGCDDDQTSADTDSLSKVTSTGAMTFSFIQAIEHGQGTTYGGILNAMRSSIRSSDNGIGGGIVTSLLTMLITGGSVGIGMRQEPQLTANEPFDVYTKPFSL, encoded by the exons ATGGTTTGTGgcttttttaataaaataatgaTGCTTGTTAACTGTTCCAATTGCCACACACCTTTACAATTGCCACCGGGGGCAAAATCCATTCGCTGCGCAATCTGCCGAGCCATTACCCTCATCGCCGATCCTCGCACTGCCCCGCCACCGCCACCACCAGCTTCCGCCTATAACAACCACTACTATCCTCCGGCCCCTGCCCCATCTCCTTATAATTATCACTCAACTACCAGTCAAACTCCCTCGCCGTCGTCACGCGGCGGCCGGAAGAGAGCTGTGATTGTCGGGATTTCGTATAAGAATACCCGGAATGAACTGAAAGGCTGCATCAATGATGCTAAATGTATGAGGCACTTGCTGACTAATCGGTTCAAATTTCCTCAAGACTCCATTCTCATGCTTACTG AAGAAGAGAGGGATCCATACAGAATTCCAACTAAACATAATATAAGAATGGCAATGTACTGGCTTGTGCAAGGATGTCAAGCAGGGGATTCTCTGGTCTTTCATTATTCAGGTCATGGTTCACAACAAAGGAACTACACTGGAGATGAAGTTGATGGGTTTGATGAAACACTTTGCCCTTTGGATTTTGAAACTCAGGGAATGATTGTTGATGATGAAATTAATGCAACACTAGTTAGGCCCCTTCCACGTGGCGCTAAGCTTCATGCTATTATAGATGCTTGTCACAGTGGTACTATGCTAGATCTACCGTTTCTCTGTAGGATGGACAG AACTGGACGATATGTATGGGAAGATCATCGTCCTCGATCAGGAGCATGGAAAGGAACAAGTGGTGGAGAAGTTATATCCTTCAGTGGTTGTGATGATGATCAAACCTCAGCTGATACGGAT AGTTTGTCCAAGGTCACTTCAACTGGTGCAATGACCTTTTCCTTCATCCAAGCAATTGAGCATGGACAAGGAACTACATATGGGGGTATTCTAAATGCAATGAGATCTTCCATTCGCAGTTCTGATAATGGTATAGGGGGTGGCATTGTCACATCTCTTCTGACAATGCTGATTACTGGAGGAAGTGTTGGTATTGGAATGAGACAG GAGCCACAGTTAACAGCCAATGAGCCATTTGATGTTTACACCAAGCCATTTTCGTTATAG